TGAACAAACCAATTTCTGAAGCCCGTGCCTGGGAAATTGCCCGGGAATTTGCGACAGAGGCAACGAGCCAGGACGTTAACCGTTACATCCTTGGAATCTTCATGATCGGCTCCCTCGCAGCAAAACAGTATCGTCCCGGTTGGAGCGACATCGACACTGTGATTGTTGCGCGTAATTCCATATCTGATGAGTTTCGCGCGAGTCTTAAAGAAATGAGAGCCTCCTACCAGTCGCAATATGGTATTCCAAAGGGTTTTGGCGGCATTGTTCTGCGGGAACAGGATCTGCAACCCCCGTATGATCCCGAGAAAGAGCTTGTTCCCGAGATATACAGGCTTCTTCAGCAAGGCAAGCCGCTCTGGGGAGAATATGATCTATCGGACATTCCTACACCTTCTCGCGATGATTTTCGGGCATATGCAAAAGTATTCTATACATGGTTGAGGGGGCTGAAGGAGCCAGATCGGGAGCGTACAATTGTTGCAACTGTAAACAGAATACTGATAGAGATCAGACTGTTCATTTGGGATCGCACGGATGACTTCATTCTAAACAAACGGGAACTAATCCCGACATTTCTGGAGACCGAGCACGGAGAGTACTATCGCGAAGCTCTTCGAAAAGTTCACGAATATGTCCTTGGAAACATTCAACTTCGCGATCTCGATTCCCTCGAAAGACTACTTGATGACATAACGGATCTTGTAGCTGAGGAAGTAAATCTCTCAGCATAGGCCCCATCAATTAGAGGGAAGTATAAAAACACTGGAAAAATGAGAGATAATGGTACCTGCAAAACGTGCGAATTAACAGCGCAAAGAAGACTGGGTAAGGCACCACTTTGGGACTGCATTTACCAGACCGAATACTGGGACGTGGCGCATGCATATAACACTGCTTTGCCTGGATGGTTGGTGTTGGTTCTGAAACGACACATCGAATCTCTTGATGAGCTTACTGAGCAAGAAGCCGCTGAATTAGGCCCACTGATTCGCCGTGTTTCCTCGTCCCTTAAAAGTATAATCGGATGCGTGAAAACATACGTGATTCAATTTGCCGAACACGAGGATCATCCGCATGTTCATTTCCATATTGTGCCTCGAATGGCTAATCAACCAGCCAACCGACGAAGCGCTCAAGTATTTGGCTATTTGGGAGTCCCTCCAGAAAAAAGAGTAAGTGAAGATCAAATGAATGAGATTTGCGCAAGCATTAGAGACGATTTACTATCTACTGAACGTTGATGAATAAAAACAAAATCATACCATTCTACGGAAGGGACTATTTGGTAGAAGGAACTTAAATTGATTATAGGTTTCATAGGCGATATACACGGACGCGCATGCCATGCCCTTGCCATTCTCCTGACCTGGCAGTCAATGCGAAAGAAGAGGTTTGACCTTGTCGTTCAGGTTGGTGATCTGGGGGTTATGCCACTACCGCAGAGTGGTGAGATTCCCTACGATAGATTCTCCCAGTGGGATCCGGCTGTGTACGATTTGTGTAGCCTCATCCTGGCAGAAGGGCCAGATGCACAACTCGCACGCGATACACGGGCACAATTGACATCTTCGATCCTTGTGGTAGCAGGCAATCACGACGAATTCTCTGCTATTCGAAATGCTACAGAGACAAAATCTTCTGTACCTATTCCACTTGATCCGCATGGTCTCTTCGAGTGTGTACCGGACGGCTTTGCACTTAAGGTTGAACAAGAAGTGATTGGCTTTTGTGAAGGAGGAGACCCCGAGACTCTTCAACACAACCATCCAAAGAGTATAGATATTCTCGTTTCACACGAAGGAGGATTTGGAGTTGGTGCCGATGCTGATAACCTCGCCGAAGGGCCTCAGAATTTGCTCGAATATCTGAGAACATCGAAACCTCGCTACCATGTATTTGGACACTTTCACCATCCAGTCGCCCCAAGAAAAGTGTACGAGACGGAGTGCATTCAGATTGCCAGCATAGTGAGCAACCCCAGAGACCCAACATTGCAGGTTATCAACGAAGGATGTATTGGTGCGCTCGATACAGAGACCGGCGATTTTGAATTTGTGAGCGGAGATTGGCTAAGCATCTATAAACGCGACGGGGGATTCCAATTGCTGGCTGACGCTATGAATAGACCCTCTCGGCGTAGAATCAATTAGAAGGAATTACAAAAATACTGTGAAAAAGTTGACAGTGTATTCGCATACCGAGCACCCCGATCTGCGAGAGCAGACATGGGATTCCCGTACGAACTGGCCCGAGTTCATCTTTCATGCCGAGGGGCCCAAGGAGATAACAGCTCAGTTGCTCACAAAGTTTCCCCAGTTTCAACTATATTATTGCGAACCTGAGGATCGACTGGCTGCCTATAGTATCGCAATCCCCATCCCGTGGACCGGCCATGATGAAGATTTACCTGAAGGCTGGACATCAGCACTGGAATTGGGCTTGAGAGAAGGAACACAGAATCCTACAACCCTCTGCGCGTTGGGAGTCGATATCAGACCGGATTGCCAGGGACAAGGGTACAGCCGAGAAATTTTGCTGGCCATGAAGCACATTGCCGACTGCCATGGATTCTCATTCCTTATCGCGCCGGTGCGACCAACGTTTAAGGATAGATATCCGCTCACGGCAATTGAGGACTATATAGCGTGGAAACGAGAGGATGGGCAGCCCTTTGATCCATGGATTCGAATACATTGGAAGATTGGAGGTCGGATTGCACAAGCGGCACCGAAATCAATGTCTGTCCGAGGTACAGTCGATGATTGGGAGAAATGGACGGACATGTCCTTCCCAACATCGGGAGAATACGTCGTTCCAGGAGCACTGGCACTCGTCTCAATTGACCGAGAAAACAACTTTGGCTATCACGAAGAACCCAATGTGTGGATTATACATGACGTGTGAGCATGTCAATTGAAACTTTAAATGAATAAAAGCAAAATTATACCATTCTATGGATCGGAAAATCGCCATCTATTTGAGATTGAACGGCGCTGTATGGATAAAGATGGCGTCGTCATTGAGTACCTCGATAAAATCTTGCCTTCTGGCCTGGCGATTGACATTGGAGCGGGAAATGGATATACGGCAGCTTCGCTAACCAGAAATAATAGAAAGGTTATACCCTATGAGCCATCCAATAATATGATTGATCGGAATCAATCCCTTCCCTGGGTCAGAGGTATTGCACAGGAGCTTCCTTTCCGATCGAACTCTTTTGAGGGAGCCTATGCTACATGGGCGTATTTTTTCCCTGCTATAGGATATGGAAAAGAGGGATTAGAGGAATTGATCAGAGTAATCAAGCCTCAAGGTCCGATCTGCATTGTAGATAGTGCAGGAGATGACGAATTCTGCGGTCTTTTTGAGCGCGATATTTCCAGTGATTCATCCTGGTGGCACAAGAGAGGTTTTGAGAGTCATATTTTGGAGACCAGTTTTAAGTTTGACTCCATAGAGGAAGCCCAGGAGCTTCTGTCATTTTATTGGACACTCAATGGGCGCAAACCAGGTAGCGAAGTAGATATCGGGATTGAGTATAAAGTGGTAGTTTTCATAGGAAGGAAAAAATGACCCTACTTCTTCAAAAGGCTTTCGAGAAAGCCACCAAACTCTCGCAAGAGGAACAAGATAAATTTGCGCGTTTCCTGCTGGCCGAACTTGAATCGGATCAGCGATGGGCTGAGTTATTTAGCCGCCCCGAGTCCGAGGATTTACTGGAGAGGTTGGCCGATAAGGCCATTGTAGCACACAGGGCTGGGCGGCCACAACTTCTCAAATAAATATAATGGTCAAATACAAATTTACCTTAATTCTCAAAGGACAATTCGAACTAACAGAAGAAATTGCAGACGAATTGTTCGAGGCCGGTTGTGACGATGGAACACCAGGGATATGTAATGGTGTATTTTCGATTGATTTTCATCGAGAGGGAGATTCCTTGGAAGCAGCTATTTGTTCAGCCATCACAAATGTAAAATCGGCAGGTTACAAGGTAGCGCGAGCGGAAATTGAAACTGAAGCTATGTCGCAGCCTGTATAAAAAAGGAGACATACCCGAAATGGCAACGCAATATACTTCTATAACAGATGAGCAAGCTGCGCTAATCAAGAACGCTCCCCTATTCTTTGTGGCCACAGCCGATCCAAATTTGGAAAACGGCTCCGATGGGACAGGTGCTTTAAATTTGTCGCCAAAGGGAGGAACGCCCTTGCATATTCTCACGCCAAATCGCGTTGCTTACCTCGACTATCCCGGTAGTGGGAACGAGACAGCGCGTCATGCGGTCTCTGGAGGACCAATCACGATCATGGTGTGCTCCTTTGAGGAAGGTGACGCGGGAATCGTCCGACTCTATGGACATGCACGGATCGTTGAGCTTGACGACTCACCTCTCGCACGCCAGATGCTCGAAACGCCTGCTCAAGAATTGAAGAAACCTCGGCAAGTGATCGAAGTGAACATTGAAAAAACGCAAACGAGTTGCGGCTATGGTGTCCCAATCATGGCGCTGGTCAGAGAACGTCGTGTGGCTGATCGCGGACGAAAATACAAGGGACCGAGATAGCATTTAAAAGGAGACATCCATGGATTTTAAAGAAGGCCTGATAGACTACGAGGCTTTCGGTGCAAAGGGCGACGGCGTCACGGATGACATGCCGGCGGTCTGCGAGGCACACGCCTACGCCAATGCGCACGGCCTGAGTGTCAGGACAAAGCCGGATGCGACGTACCATCTCGGCGGCCAGGCACTGACCGCCATAATCGCAACCGATACCGACTGGAACACCTCCCGTTTCACGGTTGACGACACACAGGTTGAAGACCACAAAGCGCATCTCTTTGAAGTACGCTCGCTGTTGGAACCAGAGGAACTGCAGATCGATCGGCTCACGAGAGACCAGAGACAGGTGGAGGCGCGACCAGAGCGCGACTGTCACGTCCTCGTGGAAAACGCACACAAGAGGCTGTATATCCGGCGGGGGCTAAACCAGAACGACGGTGTTCCCCAGCACGACTGCTTCGTCCTGCGTCGAGACGGCTCGGTGGAGGCGGACATCGACTGGGAATACGATCAGATCACCCGGGTGGAAGCGCGACCGATTGACGAGCAAACGCTCTACCTGCGCGGCGGCGTCTTTACCACATTTGCCAACCGCGAGCACCATCCAAATGGTTACAACTACTGGAATCGGAATATTGTAATCTCCCGCTCGAATACAGAAGTCGCGGGTCTGACCCACTATGTCGTCGGCGAGACAGCCGTGGGCTGTCCCTATTCCGGATTCATCAGCGTGCAACAGTGTGCCCACATCACGCTGCGCAACTGCTTCGCCACCGGGCACAAAATCTACTCAACCATCGGCGCGGCGGGTAAGCCGGTCAGCATGGGCACCTACGACTACAATGCGAACAACGTCGTGGGATTCACAATGATTGGATGTCGGATGAACCACATCACCGACCGCACGCGCTGGGGCGTAATCGGATCCAACTTCTGCAAGGACATCCTGCTCGAGGACTGCCATCTCTCCAGGATGGACACGCACATGGGCGTTTCGGGCACCTACGTCATCCGTCGCTGCTCCCTGGGGCATATGGGGCTGAACGCGATCGGCCGAGGCCAGCTAACAGTCGAGGATTCTACGTTGTACGGCAGTAGCCTGGTCTCCTTTCGGCGCGACTATGGCAGCACCTGGGAGGGACCGCTCAATATCCGCAACTGCCGATGGATTCCGGCCTGTGGAGACATTTGTCAGCCTCACATGATCAATGTTTCCAACGACGGCACGCACGATTTCGGATATCCCTGCTCTATGCCTGAAGAAGTCATTATCGACGGACTATTCGTAGATGATTCCAATACGCCAGAGAATTATCAGGGCATGTACTTCTTCACCGACCCGGACAACTTTCACGATGGGGTCGAACAGGCCTCCGCATCTGAGGATCGTCCTTTCCCATACACCCCCTGCCGGCAAGTAA
The sequence above is a segment of the Gemmatimonadota bacterium genome. Coding sequences within it:
- a CDS encoding pyridoxamine 5'-phosphate oxidase family protein, which encodes MATQYTSITDEQAALIKNAPLFFVATADPNLENGSDGTGALNLSPKGGTPLHILTPNRVAYLDYPGSGNETARHAVSGGPITIMVCSFEEGDAGIVRLYGHARIVELDDSPLARQMLETPAQELKKPRQVIEVNIEKTQTSCGYGVPIMALVRERRVADRGRKYKGPR
- a CDS encoding GNAT family N-acetyltransferase; translated protein: MKKLTVYSHTEHPDLREQTWDSRTNWPEFIFHAEGPKEITAQLLTKFPQFQLYYCEPEDRLAAYSIAIPIPWTGHDEDLPEGWTSALELGLREGTQNPTTLCALGVDIRPDCQGQGYSREILLAMKHIADCHGFSFLIAPVRPTFKDRYPLTAIEDYIAWKREDGQPFDPWIRIHWKIGGRIAQAAPKSMSVRGTVDDWEKWTDMSFPTSGEYVVPGALALVSIDRENNFGYHEEPNVWIIHDV
- a CDS encoding metallophosphoesterase family protein; this translates as MIIGFIGDIHGRACHALAILLTWQSMRKKRFDLVVQVGDLGVMPLPQSGEIPYDRFSQWDPAVYDLCSLILAEGPDAQLARDTRAQLTSSILVVAGNHDEFSAIRNATETKSSVPIPLDPHGLFECVPDGFALKVEQEVIGFCEGGDPETLQHNHPKSIDILVSHEGGFGVGADADNLAEGPQNLLEYLRTSKPRYHVFGHFHHPVAPRKVYETECIQIASIVSNPRDPTLQVINEGCIGALDTETGDFEFVSGDWLSIYKRDGGFQLLADAMNRPSRRRIN
- a CDS encoding methyltransferase domain-containing protein; translated protein: MDKDGVVIEYLDKILPSGLAIDIGAGNGYTAASLTRNNRKVIPYEPSNNMIDRNQSLPWVRGIAQELPFRSNSFEGAYATWAYFFPAIGYGKEGLEELIRVIKPQGPICIVDSAGDDEFCGLFERDISSDSSWWHKRGFESHILETSFKFDSIEEAQELLSFYWTLNGRKPGSEVDIGIEYKVVVFIGRKK
- a CDS encoding HIT family protein, with product MRDNGTCKTCELTAQRRLGKAPLWDCIYQTEYWDVAHAYNTALPGWLVLVLKRHIESLDELTEQEAAELGPLIRRVSSSLKSIIGCVKTYVIQFAEHEDHPHVHFHIVPRMANQPANRRSAQVFGYLGVPPEKRVSEDQMNEICASIRDDLLSTER